One part of the Paracoccus sp. MBLB3053 genome encodes these proteins:
- a CDS encoding holin family protein, with amino-acid sequence MGMIDRFMGASSAISSVANAATGVAEVFHQNATRRMELDEKAFSQSLSQYTGEFSAQPRGRFDDFVNGLNRLPRPMLTMGTVGLFIYAMVEPVGFGLRMENLNLVPEPMWWLLGAIISFYFGARETHYLRNHRPFKAAKTADPDVPQPEARPSFIASDPFGDNAALRDWIAETARM; translated from the coding sequence ATGGGGATGATCGACCGGTTCATGGGGGCAAGTTCGGCCATTTCGTCCGTGGCCAATGCGGCAACCGGCGTCGCCGAGGTCTTCCACCAGAACGCGACCCGCCGGATGGAGCTTGACGAGAAGGCATTCTCGCAATCCCTCAGCCAATATACGGGCGAATTCTCCGCTCAACCGCGCGGTCGGTTCGACGATTTCGTGAATGGCCTGAACCGGTTGCCACGACCCATGCTGACCATGGGGACGGTCGGTCTGTTCATCTATGCCATGGTCGAGCCGGTCGGCTTCGGCCTCCGCATGGAGAACTTGAACCTCGTTCCCGAACCGATGTGGTGGCTCTTGGGTGCGATCATCAGCTTTTACTTCGGGGCCCGGGAAACCCATTACCTGCGTAACCATCGCCCCTTCAAGGCGGCGAAGACCGCAGATCCGGACGTTCCGCAACCTGAAGCAAGGCCGAGTTTCATCGCGTCCGATCCGTTCGGCGACAACGCCGCCTTGCGCGACTGGATAGCCGAAACAGCGAGGATGTGA
- the ccmE gene encoding cytochrome c maturation protein CcmE, translating to MKSLKKKRRIQVIAIAAGALFLSTVLIGYALQDGINLYRSPSEMSERPPAADEVFRLGGLVEEGTLQRGTGETVSFSVTDGGASIRVVYTGVLPDLFSEGQGMIGTGRMEGETFVADEILAKHDENYMPREVIDSLKEQGVYEDPNS from the coding sequence ATGAAATCGCTCAAGAAAAAGCGCAGAATTCAGGTGATCGCAATCGCGGCGGGTGCGCTTTTTCTATCGACCGTTCTGATTGGCTATGCACTTCAAGACGGGATCAACCTCTATCGCTCGCCCAGCGAGATGAGCGAAAGGCCGCCCGCCGCTGACGAGGTCTTCCGGCTTGGCGGGCTTGTCGAGGAAGGGACGCTTCAGCGCGGTACCGGCGAGACTGTCAGCTTCAGCGTGACCGATGGCGGCGCGTCGATCCGGGTAGTTTACACGGGCGTCCTGCCGGATCTTTTCTCCGAGGGCCAAGGGATGATCGGCACAGGTCGCATGGAAGGGGAAACCTTCGTTGCAGACGAAATTCTGGCCAAGCATGACGAAAACTACATGCCGCGCGAGGTGATCGACTCGCTCAAGGAACAGGGCGTCTACGAAGATCCCAACTCGTGA
- a CDS encoding LysR family transcriptional regulator, with the protein MDWDKLRIFHAVADAGSLTHAGDVLHLSQSAVSRQIRALEDSLGTTLFHRHARGLILTEQGELLFEATSSMVRKLDTTAARIRDSEEEVFGELKVTTTTGFGTMWLVPRLAKLYERYPDLKIDLMLEERVLDLPMREADVAIRMKEPAQQDLIRRRLLNIRMRLYATPEYLERMGTPQSLEDLRPHRLICQNPQTPQVSSGAVLVQQLLTRNMTSMLLVNNYFGVLQGVLNHVGIGVLPDYLTADFPNLTRVLPDIESGEVPVFLAFPEELRTSRRVSAFRDFVLEEIQSIRKLQSGTDG; encoded by the coding sequence ATGGATTGGGACAAGCTAAGAATTTTTCACGCCGTGGCTGATGCGGGGTCGCTGACCCATGCCGGCGACGTTCTTCACCTGTCTCAATCCGCGGTAAGCCGGCAGATCCGGGCGCTTGAGGATTCGCTGGGAACGACGCTGTTTCATCGTCACGCGCGCGGGCTCATCCTGACCGAGCAGGGGGAGCTTCTGTTCGAGGCGACATCCTCGATGGTGCGCAAGCTCGACACAACCGCCGCGCGAATCAGGGACAGCGAAGAGGAAGTCTTCGGCGAGCTGAAGGTGACGACCACGACCGGCTTTGGCACGATGTGGTTGGTGCCACGCCTGGCCAAGCTTTACGAACGCTATCCCGACCTGAAGATCGACCTCATGCTGGAGGAGCGTGTGCTTGATCTGCCGATGCGCGAGGCTGACGTCGCCATACGAATGAAGGAACCTGCTCAGCAGGATCTGATCCGGCGGCGATTGCTGAATATCCGCATGCGGCTTTACGCGACACCGGAATATCTCGAACGCATGGGAACCCCCCAATCGCTCGAGGATCTGCGGCCACATAGGTTGATCTGCCAGAACCCGCAAACGCCTCAGGTCAGTTCGGGCGCAGTGCTGGTCCAGCAACTGCTGACCCGCAACATGACTTCGATGCTGCTGGTGAACAATTATTTCGGTGTGCTGCAGGGCGTTCTCAACCACGTGGGCATCGGGGTGCTTCCAGACTACCTGACGGCGGATTTCCCCAACCTGACGCGCGTTCTTCCGGATATCGAATCCGGAGAAGTGCCCGTTTTTCTGGCCTTCCCCGAAGAATTGCGGACCTCGCGCCGCGTCAGCGCCTTCCGCGATTTCGTTCTGGAGGAAATCCAGTCGATCCGGAAACTGCAAAGTGGCACCGATGGCTAG
- a CDS encoding glutamate racemase → MAVGIFDSGLGGLTVLDAVAAHLPDLPLVYLGDNKHTPYGVRDADDIFNLTCAGVERLWQEGCDLVILACNTASAAALKRMQETWLPENKRVLGVFVPMIEALTERRWGDNSPPREVEVKHVALFATPATVASRAFQRELAFRAIGVDVEAQPCGGVVDAIEQGDEILAEALVTSHVEALMRRMPHPQAAILGCTHYPLVQATFQKALGPNVEVYSQPKLVAESLEDYLRRHPEFIGAGTTSRFLTTGDPVRVSGKATQFLRYPIKFEAA, encoded by the coding sequence ATGGCGGTGGGCATATTCGATTCGGGTCTTGGTGGTTTGACGGTGCTGGATGCCGTCGCCGCGCATCTGCCCGATCTGCCGCTGGTCTATCTGGGTGACAACAAGCACACTCCCTATGGCGTTCGCGATGCCGACGACATCTTCAACCTGACCTGCGCAGGTGTGGAACGCCTTTGGCAGGAAGGGTGCGATCTGGTCATCCTGGCCTGCAATACGGCTTCGGCCGCGGCGCTGAAACGGATGCAGGAAACCTGGCTGCCCGAGAACAAACGCGTGCTCGGTGTCTTTGTCCCGATGATCGAGGCGTTGACCGAGCGGCGCTGGGGCGACAATTCCCCGCCGCGTGAGGTCGAGGTCAAGCATGTCGCGTTATTCGCGACGCCTGCAACTGTGGCGAGCCGGGCATTTCAGCGTGAGCTTGCGTTCCGTGCGATTGGCGTCGATGTCGAGGCTCAGCCATGCGGCGGCGTCGTGGATGCCATCGAGCAGGGCGATGAGATCCTTGCGGAGGCACTGGTCACGAGCCATGTCGAAGCGCTGATGCGCCGCATGCCTCATCCGCAGGCAGCGATCCTTGGATGCACTCATTACCCCTTGGTTCAGGCCACCTTCCAGAAAGCTCTTGGACCGAATGTCGAAGTCTATTCGCAACCGAAGCTGGTGGCCGAAAGCCTTGAGGACTATCTCAGGCGGCATCCCGAATTCATCGGTGCGGGCACGACGTCGCGCTTCCTGACGACCGGTGATCCAGTGCGCGTCTCTGGCAAGGCCACTCAGTTCCTGCGTTATCCGATCAAGTTCGAGGCCGCTTAA
- a CDS encoding heme lyase CcmF/NrfE family subunit, with translation MNAELGHFALILALAVAMFQMIVPMLGAAKGWTGWIDSARPAAIAQFGLIGLSFAALTAAFVSSDFSVRLVFENSHTAKPMIYKISGVWGNHEGSMLLWVLILALFGAAVAIFDENLPPSLRARVLSVQGAIGVAFLAFILFTSNPFLRLESAPFNGRDLNPLLQDPGLAFHPPFLYLGYVGLSVAFSFAVAALIEGRVDAAWARWVRPWTLAAWVFLTIGIALGSWWAYYELGWGGFWFWDPVENASFMPWLLAAALLHSAIVVEKREVLKSWTILLAIMAFGFSLIGTFIVRSGVITSVHSFANDPERGVFILAILAVFVGGALSLFSFRATSMQAKGVFSPISREGGLILNNILLAVAAFVVFIGTVWPLLAEMLWDRKLSVGPPFFDKAFTPFMIVLAIVLPLGAIVPWKRAKPGKAARSLRPALVLAAAVMALVYAVSTGHSALAVIGAGLGSWLVAGAAVDLRLRAGSSGLARLGRLPRADWGKAVSHAGLGVTFIGVSLLMAWQVEDIRIAQLGDSFEVAGYTVTLEAVVEQPGPNYEATVATMKVEKGGREVARLHPEKRVYPVQAMPTTEAAIQNGLFRDLYLVIGDEQLGGGWAVRTYIKPFASWIWLGATLMALGGLISLSDRRYRVAAGAKRQMAQLNAAE, from the coding sequence ATGAATGCGGAACTTGGCCACTTTGCCCTGATACTTGCCTTGGCCGTGGCCATGTTCCAGATGATCGTGCCGATGCTGGGCGCGGCAAAGGGATGGACCGGTTGGATCGACAGCGCCCGGCCTGCGGCCATCGCCCAGTTCGGGCTGATCGGTCTGTCCTTCGCCGCGCTGACGGCGGCATTCGTTTCCTCGGATTTCTCGGTCAGGCTCGTCTTCGAGAACTCCCATACGGCCAAGCCGATGATCTACAAGATCTCGGGCGTCTGGGGGAACCACGAGGGCTCGATGCTGCTGTGGGTGTTGATCCTTGCGCTATTCGGCGCGGCGGTAGCGATCTTTGACGAAAACCTTCCACCCAGTCTCCGGGCAAGGGTACTTTCGGTTCAGGGAGCGATCGGTGTGGCATTCCTTGCCTTCATCCTGTTCACCTCGAACCCGTTCCTGAGACTGGAAAGCGCACCCTTCAACGGGCGCGATCTCAATCCGCTACTTCAGGATCCGGGGCTCGCGTTCCACCCGCCCTTCCTCTACCTCGGTTATGTGGGCTTGTCGGTCGCCTTCAGCTTCGCGGTTGCGGCGCTGATCGAAGGACGGGTGGACGCCGCATGGGCCCGATGGGTCAGGCCCTGGACGCTTGCGGCCTGGGTGTTTCTGACCATCGGTATCGCGCTGGGTTCGTGGTGGGCCTATTACGAGTTGGGCTGGGGCGGGTTCTGGTTCTGGGATCCGGTCGAAAACGCCAGTTTCATGCCCTGGCTGCTTGCGGCTGCCTTGCTTCATTCCGCCATCGTGGTCGAGAAGCGCGAGGTTCTGAAAAGCTGGACCATCCTGCTTGCCATCATGGCATTCGGGTTTTCGCTGATCGGTACCTTCATTGTGCGCTCGGGCGTCATCACGTCGGTCCACAGCTTCGCGAATGATCCAGAACGCGGTGTTTTCATCCTGGCGATTCTCGCCGTTTTCGTCGGTGGTGCGCTGAGCCTGTTTTCGTTCCGGGCGACATCAATGCAGGCCAAGGGAGTGTTTTCACCCATTTCGCGGGAAGGGGGGTTGATCCTGAACAACATCCTGCTGGCGGTGGCGGCCTTTGTTGTCTTCATCGGGACGGTCTGGCCGCTGCTGGCCGAAATGCTTTGGGATCGGAAGCTTTCCGTTGGCCCCCCCTTCTTCGACAAGGCATTCACGCCCTTCATGATCGTCTTGGCGATCGTCCTGCCGCTGGGGGCGATCGTCCCCTGGAAACGGGCCAAGCCTGGCAAGGCAGCGCGATCGCTGCGGCCGGCGCTGGTCCTTGCTGCCGCAGTGATGGCCCTGGTCTATGCCGTATCGACCGGGCATTCTGCACTTGCCGTGATCGGCGCGGGGCTGGGTTCGTGGCTGGTCGCAGGTGCCGCGGTGGATCTGCGATTGCGCGCAGGCAGCTCGGGCCTCGCCCGTCTTGGCCGACTGCCTCGGGCAGACTGGGGCAAGGCGGTCTCGCATGCGGGTCTTGGGGTCACCTTCATCGGCGTCAGCCTGCTCATGGCTTGGCAGGTCGAGGATATCCGCATCGCCCAATTGGGCGACAGTTTCGAGGTCGCGGGTTATACAGTCACGCTGGAGGCAGTCGTCGAGCAGCCCGGCCCGAACTATGAGGCGACGGTTGCCACGATGAAGGTCGAGAAGGGAGGTCGCGAAGTGGCGCGTCTCCATCCCGAAAAGCGGGTCTACCCGGTCCAGGCCATGCCGACGACCGAAGCCGCGATTCAGAATGGCCTGTTTCGCGACCTTTACCTGGTAATCGGCGATGAGCAGCTTGGCGGGGGCTGGGCAGTTCGGACCTATATCAAGCCCTTTGCCAGCTGGATCTGGCTGGGTGCGACGCTGATGGCGCTTGGCGGGCTGATCAGCCTTTCCGACCGCCGATATCGCGTTGCCGCAGGCGCCAAGCGCCAGATGGCGCAGTTGAATGCGGCTGAGTGA
- a CDS encoding indolepyruvate ferredoxin oxidoreductase family protein: MSVQDFSLSDRYDLNKRHVLLNGTQALVRLMLMQSARDRAAGLDTAGLVTGYRGSPLGGVDLQMMKSRKELTAAQVLFQPGLNEDLAATAIWGSQQAELRGEGRHDGVFALWYGKGPGVDRTGDVMRHANMAGSSRHGGVIMAMGDDHTGESSTVLHQSDWAMVDAYIPVLSPAGVQEILDFGLYGFALSRFAGVWTGLKTMKDTVEATSVVDGDPFRLKFVTPPDFLLPEGGLNIRLGDTPVAQEARMIDYKRFAAEAFARANRIDHPVWNAPGARIGFVAAGKNWLDLVHAMSLLGIDEAEAERLGISTYKVGQTWPMDMKSFQEWSEGLEVIVVVEEKRKLIEVQVKEAIFDNRHGRRVLGWKHDRTREELFPTRYALDPVMIAQKLGGILIEEGRGTEAIKSGLQRLTEVRRNDNAPEIATRTPWFCSGCPHNTSTRLPEGARAYAGIGCHYMVQWMDRETSGFTHMGGEGANWIGEGPFSKRQHIFQNLGDGTYNHSGSLAIRAAKAAGANITYKILFNDAVAMTGGQPNEGGLTAPQIAHELQAMGVSPVVAVYDEKEEIDRSQFPSGLRFEERASMLAVQKELEQVDGVSAIIYIQTCAAEKRRRRKRGQFPDPDRRVWINPDVCEGCGDCGVQSNCVSIVPNETELGRKRAIDQSSCNKDYSCLKGFCPSFVSVRGSKLKRPKAAELDLPELPTPQLPTIQGTHNVVITGVGGTGVVTIGAVLAQAAHIDGKGAGMMEMAGLAQKGGAVHIHLRLADRPEDISAIRVAVGEADCIIGGDLVVTAGAKTIGLMTKGRTGAVVNEHEIITGDFTRNRDFQIPADRLRLSLQARLGDRVGFFDASTLALKLLGDSIYSNMLVLGGAWQQGLIPLSEAAILRAIELNGAKVAENQRAFQIGRWAMAEPHAAEAFLHQAVEDAEVKDPVEYRAARLVDYQNEKLAARFRALVGLAPAEMKESVAKGYYKLLAYKDEYEVARLHLSTRAMIAEEFEGEPDLSFHLAPPFMPGMDPDGRPKKREFSGKWMLPAFRLLARLKWLRGTAFDPFGRAAERRAERAAIAEYEADMKKLLPLAKPQTMAILRELAELPLEVRGYGPVKEASAVKAAERREYLLAAFSEGGSPMAQAAE; this comes from the coding sequence ATGAGCGTGCAGGATTTTTCTCTGTCTGATAGGTATGATCTGAACAAGCGTCATGTCCTGTTGAACGGGACGCAGGCACTTGTCCGGCTGATGCTGATGCAATCTGCCCGCGACCGGGCGGCGGGGTTGGATACGGCAGGGTTGGTGACAGGATACCGCGGGTCGCCCCTGGGCGGCGTCGACCTGCAGATGATGAAATCCAGAAAAGAACTCACCGCGGCGCAAGTCCTGTTTCAGCCGGGGCTGAACGAGGACCTGGCCGCGACGGCGATCTGGGGCAGTCAGCAGGCAGAACTGCGCGGAGAGGGCAGGCATGACGGTGTCTTTGCGCTTTGGTACGGCAAGGGGCCGGGGGTCGATCGCACGGGCGACGTGATGCGCCACGCCAATATGGCGGGGTCGTCGCGGCATGGTGGCGTCATCATGGCGATGGGGGATGACCATACCGGCGAAAGCTCGACCGTGCTTCATCAATCCGACTGGGCAATGGTAGATGCCTATATCCCGGTCCTTTCGCCTGCCGGGGTGCAGGAGATTCTGGATTTCGGCCTTTACGGCTTTGCATTGTCGCGTTTCGCCGGGGTCTGGACGGGTCTCAAGACGATGAAGGACACCGTCGAGGCCACGAGCGTCGTCGATGGTGATCCCTTCCGGCTGAAATTCGTGACGCCTCCGGATTTCCTGTTGCCCGAAGGCGGACTGAACATCCGGCTGGGCGATACGCCCGTCGCTCAGGAAGCGCGGATGATCGATTACAAGCGTTTTGCGGCCGAAGCCTTCGCACGCGCCAACCGCATCGACCATCCGGTCTGGAACGCGCCCGGCGCGCGGATAGGTTTTGTTGCCGCGGGCAAGAACTGGCTGGATCTCGTTCATGCGATGTCCCTGCTTGGCATCGACGAGGCCGAGGCCGAACGGCTGGGCATTTCAACCTACAAGGTTGGGCAGACCTGGCCTATGGACATGAAATCGTTCCAGGAATGGTCCGAGGGGCTCGAGGTCATCGTTGTCGTCGAGGAAAAGCGCAAGCTGATCGAGGTGCAGGTCAAGGAAGCGATATTCGACAACCGCCACGGCCGAAGGGTGCTGGGCTGGAAACACGACCGCACGCGTGAGGAGCTTTTCCCGACCCGCTACGCGCTTGACCCGGTGATGATCGCCCAGAAACTCGGCGGTATCCTGATCGAGGAGGGGCGGGGAACCGAAGCGATCAAGTCAGGCCTGCAGCGGTTGACCGAGGTTCGCCGCAATGACAACGCTCCGGAAATCGCCACGCGCACGCCGTGGTTCTGTTCGGGCTGTCCGCATAACACCTCGACCAGACTTCCCGAGGGGGCGCGGGCCTATGCGGGGATCGGCTGCCATTACATGGTCCAGTGGATGGACCGCGAAACTTCGGGCTTCACCCATATGGGCGGAGAGGGCGCGAACTGGATTGGCGAGGGGCCGTTCAGTAAAAGACAGCACATATTCCAGAATCTTGGAGACGGAACCTATAACCACTCAGGGTCTCTCGCGATCCGGGCTGCCAAGGCCGCAGGCGCGAATATCACCTATAAGATCCTGTTCAACGATGCGGTGGCCATGACGGGCGGTCAACCGAACGAAGGCGGTCTGACCGCGCCACAGATTGCGCATGAGCTTCAGGCGATGGGCGTGTCGCCTGTCGTCGCGGTCTATGACGAGAAGGAAGAGATCGACCGCAGCCAGTTTCCTTCGGGGCTTCGGTTCGAAGAACGTGCCTCGATGCTTGCCGTCCAGAAAGAGCTTGAGCAGGTCGATGGCGTCAGCGCGATCATCTATATCCAGACCTGCGCGGCCGAGAAACGGCGTCGGCGCAAGCGCGGCCAGTTTCCGGATCCCGATCGCCGGGTCTGGATCAATCCCGATGTGTGCGAAGGCTGCGGCGATTGCGGCGTGCAGTCGAACTGCGTTTCGATCGTGCCGAACGAGACCGAGTTGGGACGCAAGCGGGCCATCGACCAGTCGAGCTGCAACAAGGATTACAGCTGCCTCAAGGGCTTTTGCCCCAGTTTCGTTTCGGTCCGCGGTTCCAAGCTGAAAAGGCCCAAGGCGGCCGAGCTGGACTTGCCTGAACTGCCCACGCCGCAATTGCCGACGATCCAGGGCACACACAACGTCGTCATTACCGGGGTTGGCGGGACTGGTGTTGTCACCATCGGCGCGGTGCTTGCCCAGGCCGCTCATATCGACGGCAAGGGCGCCGGAATGATGGAGATGGCGGGGCTCGCCCAGAAGGGCGGAGCAGTCCATATCCACCTGCGCCTTGCAGATCGACCCGAGGATATCAGCGCTATCCGTGTCGCCGTTGGCGAGGCGGATTGCATCATCGGCGGCGATCTTGTCGTGACGGCAGGCGCGAAAACGATTGGCCTGATGACCAAGGGTCGGACCGGGGCCGTCGTGAATGAACATGAGATCATCACCGGGGATTTCACCCGCAACCGTGACTTCCAGATCCCCGCCGACAGGTTGCGGTTGTCACTTCAGGCCCGGCTGGGCGATCGGGTCGGATTCTTCGATGCCTCCACGCTTGCGCTGAAGCTCCTTGGGGATTCGATCTATTCGAACATGCTGGTGCTGGGCGGCGCCTGGCAGCAGGGTCTTATCCCGTTGAGCGAGGCGGCGATCCTGCGCGCGATCGAGCTGAACGGCGCGAAGGTCGCGGAAAATCAGCGGGCGTTCCAGATCGGTCGGTGGGCCATGGCAGAGCCGCATGCCGCCGAGGCGTTCCTACATCAGGCAGTCGAGGACGCCGAGGTCAAGGACCCCGTCGAATACCGTGCCGCCCGCCTCGTGGATTATCAGAACGAAAAACTGGCGGCCCGTTTCCGGGCGCTTGTCGGACTCGCACCGGCAGAGATGAAGGAAAGTGTGGCCAAGGGCTATTACAAGCTTCTGGCCTACAAGGATGAATACGAGGTTGCCCGTCTTCATCTGTCCACCCGCGCGATGATTGCGGAAGAGTTCGAAGGTGAACCGGATCTGAGCTTCCATCTTGCGCCCCCGTTCATGCCGGGAATGGACCCGGACGGCCGCCCGAAAAAGCGCGAATTCTCGGGGAAATGGATGCTTCCTGCCTTTCGTCTGCTGGCGCGCCTGAAATGGCTCAGGGGAACAGCCTTCGATCCCTTCGGCCGGGCGGCAGAGCGTCGCGCGGAACGCGCGGCGATCGCGGAATACGAAGCCGACATGAAAAAGCTTCTACCGCTCGCCAAACCGCAGACCATGGCCATCCTGCGCGAGCTTGCCGAGCTGCCGCTGGAGGTTCGAGGATACGGACCAGTCAAGGAGGCTTCGGCCGTGAAGGCCGCCGAACGCCGGGAATATCTGCTTGCCGCCTTCAGCGAGGGCGGATCGCCCATGGCGCAGGCTGCCGAGTGA
- a CDS encoding holin-associated N-acetylmuramidase produces MKTVEQIAAEIVAREGGFVNDPDDPGGATKHGVTLATLRRLGLDTNGDGRTDLADVKALRADEAARIFVEEYFRRPRLGELPRSIQASVFDMYVNAGGNAVKILQRLVTRMGFAADDDGVIGPVTILATRSADAAAPSHFADAYGIARRNYYYALADARPASRKFARSNSGGKGGWITRAEEFISAKYHLTLSEHRARVSAWG; encoded by the coding sequence ATGAAGACAGTCGAACAGATCGCCGCGGAGATCGTCGCGCGCGAAGGTGGTTTCGTAAACGATCCTGATGATCCTGGCGGCGCAACCAAACATGGCGTGACGCTTGCCACGTTGCGGCGGCTCGGGCTGGATACGAATGGCGATGGCCGGACGGATCTCGCCGATGTGAAGGCGCTGCGTGCCGATGAGGCCGCCCGCATCTTTGTCGAGGAATATTTTCGCCGCCCCCGGTTGGGCGAGCTTCCCAGATCTATTCAGGCATCGGTGTTCGATATGTACGTCAATGCTGGCGGAAATGCGGTCAAGATCCTGCAACGTCTTGTGACGCGCATGGGGTTTGCCGCGGATGATGATGGCGTCATCGGGCCGGTCACGATACTTGCGACGCGGTCGGCTGATGCCGCAGCACCTTCCCATTTTGCGGATGCCTACGGGATCGCGCGGCGCAACTATTATTACGCGCTGGCAGATGCCCGCCCGGCCAGCCGCAAGTTTGCCCGTTCGAACTCTGGCGGGAAGGGGGGGTGGATCACCCGCGCAGAGGAGTTCATCTCGGCGAAATATCACCTGACGCTGAGCGAGCATCGGGCGAGGGTGTCGGCATGGGGATGA